GAGGCCGAACTTTGGCCCCAGTCCGTTCCAGAGCCATAATCCTAACGGTGCGGTCGCCAGGCCGAAGAGCCAGAGTTGCCAGATCGCCGCGCCGTGTCGGACCAAGTCGCCGCAATCGCCGATGCGGTCGAACGATCCGACGCCGAGGTAGAGTCCGTTGGCCAGGAGGCAGAAGCCGGCGAAGAAGCGCAGCACATATGCGCCGGACAGCTTGAGCCGTTCCGCAGCGAGACAGATCAACAGCGGCGCCAGCGCGCCGAAGATCGGCCCGGCCCAGGCCACGACGAGCGGGTGCGGGTTGTGCGCCAAGTCGGTGCGGGAAAAGCTGAGCGGATGCAACACGACTCGTTCGACGCGCCCGCCGGTGAGATGGGCGCCGAGGACGTGGCCTAGCTCGTGGACTTGCTGCATGCCGAGCCAGGCGGCGAGGAGGGTGGCGGGGATGAGGCAAACTCGAATTCCAACCCGCGTCTGGTTCATTTGCGTGCCCCGCTACTCAACCAGTGCCGCCAACTCCGCGGCACTGAGGAATAGCCGCATGGGTTGCCCGGGCGCTTCACGGAAATTCCAGCGCTGGTAGAAGGCTTTCACAGAAGGGTTCAGGCAGTCGATCAGAAGGGCGACAAATGGAAAAGTTCGGCCGCCCTCATGGCAAGTGCGAATTGCCTGCGCGACCAGCCCTCGACCCAGTAGTTGGCCACGAAACTTCAAGTCGACGCCCATCCATGCCAATACGGCGACGGGAAGTAGTCGCTTGGGAAGGTGTCGGGCAATATCCTCGGGCAGTTCGCTGACATCGACCTGGTTCATCGCAAGTGTGTAGAAGCCGGCGATTTGGTTGTCGGCCGATAACAGCACGCGCGTCGACGACAATCGCTTTTGCTGGTTCTGTAGGGCCTGCGTCTTTAACCACGCGTCAACCGCCGGTTCGCCGCAATGGAATGTGCGGCGAGGATGACGCTTGGCGAGGAGTTCCCAAGAGAATCCTTCAGGTATTCGAACGCCTATCACGCTTCGCCCCTAATCACCTTTCGCAACTCAAGCTGGGCA
The sequence above is drawn from the Planctomycetia bacterium genome and encodes:
- a CDS encoding M50 family metallopeptidase, which encodes MNQTRVGIRVCLIPATLLAAWLGMQQVHELGHVLGAHLTGGRVERVVLHPLSFSRTDLAHNPHPLVVAWAGPIFGALAPLLICLAAERLKLSGAYVLRFFAGFCLLANGLYLGVGSFDRIGDCGDLVRHGAAIWQLWLFGLATAPLGLWLWNGLGPKFGLGKNAQDVSRRHLIGVVAVNIALLASALAVGGG
- a CDS encoding N-acetyltransferase; translated protein: MSSTRVLLSADNQIAGFYTLAMNQVDVSELPEDIARHLPKRLLPVAVLAWMGVDLKFRGQLLGRGLVAQAIRTCHEGGRTFPFVALLIDCLNPSVKAFYQRWNFREAPGQPMRLFLSAAELAALVE